The following proteins come from a genomic window of Azoarcus sp. PA01:
- a CDS encoding copper-binding protein yields the protein MMPLTRDLTRPLATFALLATLTSAGPAFAMNGHGHDAAHGATMPVADAKASLSEGTVKKVDKAAGKITINHGPLENLGMPPMTMTFRATDPSMLDAVREGDRIRFAAQRVDGVFTVTKLEAAK from the coding sequence ATGATGCCCCTCACCCGCGACCTCACCCGCCCCCTCGCCACGTTCGCCCTCCTCGCCACGCTCACGAGCGCCGGTCCGGCGTTTGCCATGAACGGGCACGGACACGATGCCGCTCACGGCGCCACGATGCCCGTCGCCGACGCGAAAGCTTCCCTGTCGGAAGGCACCGTCAAGAAAGTCGACAAGGCCGCCGGCAAGATCACGATCAACCACGGCCCGCTCGAGAACCTCGGCATGCCGCCGATGACGATGACCTTTCGCGCGACCGACCCGTCGATGCTCGACGCGGTCCGGGAGGGCGACAGGATCCGCTTCGCCGCACAGCGCGTCGACGGGGTGTTCACGGTGACGAAGCTGGAGGCCGCCAAATAA
- a CDS encoding bifunctional salicylyl-CoA 5-hydroxylase/oxidoreductase: MRIVCIGGGPAGLYFALLMKKLNPAHEIAVVERNRPYDTFGWGVVFSDATMDNMREWDPVTADAIQVAFNHWDDIELHFKGRTIRSGGHGFVGIGRKKMLNILQARCEELGVELVFDRDVESDSEFPDADLIIAADGINSRIRNKYAEVFKPDIVTRPNRYIWLGTNQLFDAFTFLFEKTEHGWFQAHVYKFDDTTTTFIVECPEHVWKAHGLDRADQEQSIAFCEQLFAKHLDGHPLMTNARHLRGSAWLNFQRVKCEQWHHDNGASHVVLMGDAVHTAHFAIGSGTKLALEDAIELTRLFRDEGDTPQHIPAVLARYQAARNIDVLRLQNAAWNAMEWFEVCGARYCDTLEPEQFMYSMLTRSQRISHENLRLRDATWLEGYERWFANHAGLPIEGGAAPPPMFTPFRLRNLTLANRIVVSPMAMYSADDGSANDFHLVHFGARALGGAGLLYTEMTCVSPDARITPGCAGMYKPEHVNAWKRVVDFVHANSAAKMGIQLGHAGRKGATKLAWEGIDEPLESGAWPLMSASPLPYLAHSQVPRAMTRDDMERVRDDFVRATKMAAEAGFDILELHCAHGYLLSSFLSPLTNRRSDEFGGGHENRARFPLEVFRAMRAVWPSNRPMSVRLSCHDWFPGGNTADDAVAFARLFRDAGADLIDCSSGQVWKGDRPVYGRMYQTPFADRIRNEAGIPTVAVGALYEADHANSIIAAGRADLCAIARPHLADPAWTLHEAAKIGFDDVAWPKQYLSARSQYETNLRRG; encoded by the coding sequence ATGCGCATCGTGTGTATCGGCGGCGGACCCGCAGGACTGTATTTCGCGCTCCTGATGAAGAAGCTGAACCCGGCGCACGAGATCGCCGTCGTCGAGCGCAACCGGCCGTACGACACGTTCGGCTGGGGCGTCGTGTTCTCGGACGCGACGATGGACAACATGCGCGAATGGGACCCGGTGACGGCCGACGCGATCCAGGTCGCGTTCAACCACTGGGACGACATCGAACTGCATTTCAAGGGCCGCACGATCCGCAGCGGCGGCCACGGGTTCGTCGGCATCGGGCGCAAGAAGATGCTCAACATCCTGCAGGCGCGCTGCGAGGAACTCGGCGTCGAGCTGGTGTTCGACCGCGATGTCGAGTCGGACAGCGAGTTTCCCGACGCCGATCTCATCATCGCGGCCGACGGCATCAACTCGCGCATCCGCAACAAGTACGCCGAAGTGTTCAAGCCGGACATCGTCACGCGGCCGAACCGCTACATCTGGCTCGGCACGAACCAGCTTTTCGACGCGTTCACGTTCCTCTTCGAGAAGACCGAGCACGGCTGGTTTCAGGCGCACGTCTACAAGTTCGACGACACGACGACGACTTTCATCGTTGAATGCCCGGAGCATGTCTGGAAAGCGCACGGGCTCGACCGCGCGGACCAGGAGCAGTCGATCGCGTTCTGCGAGCAGCTGTTCGCGAAACACCTCGACGGCCACCCGCTGATGACGAACGCGCGCCACCTGCGCGGCTCGGCGTGGCTGAACTTCCAGCGCGTCAAGTGTGAGCAGTGGCACCACGACAACGGCGCGAGCCACGTCGTGCTGATGGGCGACGCCGTGCACACGGCGCATTTCGCGATCGGCTCGGGCACGAAGCTCGCGCTCGAGGACGCGATCGAGCTCACGCGCCTGTTCCGCGACGAAGGCGACACGCCGCAGCACATCCCGGCGGTGCTCGCGCGCTACCAGGCCGCGCGCAACATCGACGTGCTGCGGCTGCAGAACGCCGCGTGGAACGCGATGGAATGGTTCGAAGTGTGCGGTGCGCGCTACTGCGATACGCTCGAGCCCGAGCAGTTCATGTACTCGATGCTGACGCGCTCGCAGCGCATCTCGCACGAGAACCTGCGGCTGCGCGACGCGACGTGGCTCGAAGGTTACGAGCGCTGGTTCGCGAACCACGCGGGGCTGCCGATCGAAGGCGGCGCGGCGCCGCCGCCGATGTTCACGCCGTTCCGGCTGCGCAATCTCACGCTCGCGAACCGCATCGTCGTGTCGCCGATGGCGATGTACTCGGCCGACGACGGCAGCGCGAACGACTTCCACCTCGTGCATTTTGGCGCGCGCGCGCTCGGCGGGGCGGGGCTGCTGTACACGGAAATGACGTGCGTGTCGCCCGACGCGCGCATCACCCCGGGCTGCGCCGGCATGTACAAGCCCGAGCACGTCAATGCATGGAAGCGCGTCGTCGATTTCGTCCACGCGAATTCGGCGGCGAAAATGGGCATCCAGCTCGGCCACGCCGGGCGCAAAGGCGCGACGAAGCTCGCGTGGGAAGGCATCGACGAGCCGCTGGAGTCCGGCGCGTGGCCGCTGATGTCGGCGTCGCCACTGCCGTACCTGGCGCATTCGCAGGTGCCGCGCGCGATGACGCGCGACGACATGGAGCGCGTGCGCGACGACTTCGTCCGCGCAACGAAGATGGCCGCCGAAGCGGGTTTCGACATCCTCGAACTGCACTGCGCGCACGGCTACCTGCTGTCGAGCTTCCTGTCGCCGCTGACGAACCGGCGCAGTGACGAATTCGGCGGCGGACACGAAAACCGCGCACGCTTCCCGCTCGAAGTGTTCCGCGCGATGCGCGCCGTGTGGCCTTCGAACCGTCCGATGTCGGTGCGGCTGTCGTGCCACGACTGGTTCCCCGGCGGCAACACCGCCGACGACGCGGTCGCGTTCGCGCGCCTCTTCAGGGACGCCGGCGCCGACCTCATCGACTGCTCGTCGGGCCAGGTGTGGAAAGGCGACCGGCCGGTCTATGGACGCATGTACCAGACCCCGTTCGCCGACCGCATCCGCAACGAAGCCGGCATCCCGACTGTCGCGGTCGGCGCGCTCTACGAGGCCGACCACGCGAACAGCATCATCGCCGCGGGCCGCGCGGACCTGTGCGCGATCGCGCGGCCGCATCTCGCCGATCCGGCCTGGACGCTGCATGAAGCGGCGAAGATCGGCTTCGACGACGTCGCGTGGCCGAAACAGTATCTGTCCGCGCGCAGCCAGTACGAAACGAATCTGCGGCGCGGGTAG
- a CDS encoding TolC family protein, with amino-acid sequence MKPLIAGLRSLRRAAGIAVLAASAFAHAQDAAPLSAAAAPLGADLPGLIEYARMNNPAFAVDRAEAAAARERVEPAGALPDPSFQVELMDFTNRMRGGPTTLVPGEVGETRYRVIQPLPAWGKRELAERAAGARADQAEAARDAAWANVAAEIKAGWLRYYAADREAGLNRDALALLQSLEEITLSRYRLGLLPQQAVLRAQREITSQRLALVGVEQRRRATASALNALLGRAPGSALAAPHEPAPLPQAIALAPLVERTRATHPAIAAEARGIDAARLDRDRTWRDRYPDFSVGLTNNRPRGGENSWDVMFEMMIPLQQSARRAREREAALMVTAANARRAAAEATLLGELGSAYAAYTSGRETLQLLRGTLMPQAEATRDATRAAFSTGRVDFDTVLEAERQLVDTRVALLQADVETRMALAEIEKLAGEQP; translated from the coding sequence ATGAAACCGCTTATCGCCGGCCTGCGTTCCCTGCGTCGGGCCGCGGGCATCGCCGTGCTCGCGGCGAGCGCTTTCGCCCACGCGCAGGACGCCGCGCCGCTCTCCGCCGCCGCGGCTCCCCTCGGCGCCGACCTCCCCGGCCTGATCGAATACGCGCGGATGAACAACCCGGCTTTCGCCGTCGACCGCGCCGAAGCGGCCGCCGCGCGCGAACGTGTCGAGCCCGCCGGCGCGCTGCCCGACCCGAGCTTCCAAGTCGAGCTGATGGACTTCACGAACCGCATGCGCGGCGGCCCGACGACGCTCGTGCCGGGCGAAGTCGGCGAAACGCGCTATCGCGTCATCCAGCCGCTGCCGGCGTGGGGCAAGCGCGAGCTCGCCGAGCGTGCGGCGGGCGCGCGCGCGGACCAGGCAGAGGCGGCGCGCGATGCGGCATGGGCGAACGTGGCTGCCGAGATCAAGGCGGGGTGGCTGCGCTATTACGCGGCCGACCGCGAAGCGGGGCTCAACCGCGACGCGCTGGCCTTGCTGCAGAGTCTCGAAGAGATCACGCTGTCGCGCTACCGCCTCGGCCTGCTGCCGCAGCAGGCGGTGCTGCGCGCGCAGCGCGAGATCACGTCGCAGCGGCTCGCGCTCGTCGGCGTCGAACAGCGTCGCCGCGCCACGGCGTCGGCGCTGAACGCGCTGCTCGGACGCGCGCCCGGCAGCGCCCTCGCGGCGCCACACGAACCGGCGCCGCTGCCGCAGGCGATTGCGCTCGCGCCCCTCGTCGAACGCACCCGTGCGACTCATCCGGCGATCGCGGCCGAAGCGCGCGGCATCGACGCGGCCCGCCTCGACCGTGACCGCACGTGGCGCGACCGCTATCCGGACTTCAGCGTCGGGCTGACGAACAACCGCCCGCGCGGCGGCGAAAACTCGTGGGACGTGATGTTCGAAATGATGATCCCGCTGCAGCAGTCGGCGCGCCGCGCACGCGAACGCGAAGCCGCACTGATGGTGACCGCAGCCAATGCGCGGCGCGCGGCGGCCGAAGCGACGCTCCTCGGCGAACTCGGCAGCGCATACGCCGCATACACTTCCGGGCGCGAGACGCTGCAGCTCCTGCGCGGCACGCTGATGCCGCAGGCCGAAGCGACGCGCGATGCGACCCGTGCGGCGTTCTCGACGGGGCGCGTCGACTTCGACACCGTGCTCGAAGCCGAGCGCCAGCTCGTCGATACGCGCGTGGCGCTGCTGCAGGCTGACGTCGAGACCCGCATGGCGCTCGCCGAAATCGAAAAACTTGCAGGAGAACAGCCGTGA